ATCTTTTCCTGGATATATCTTATATGACAAAAACATACAATAATACAGGCTTCTATAAATCTAGCCACATCCAAAAATGATTCCCAAGGGAGCCAGCTCCCACTGAGGCCGGCTCGTTTCTCTCGTATTCATTTCCATGACATATCTGCACCAGTTAGGGTATCGACAGCCCCGATAATCCACCCGGTGGCTGTCATAATCAGCAGGAGAATCCATGGGCAACGCGATAAAATAGATACGGGAAAACTCTGCAGGAGAGAGGTGTAGGCCCGCGGTCTCAGCTCTTCTTATGCGTCTTGCGTGTACCGAACTTGCCGGCATCGATACAATTGAAACCGCCCTTGGTAAGCTCGATGCTCTTTACCTTCCTGATAACGTCGAGGTCCTCCCTTGTCTCGGCATATATTATGTTTATGCTATCGCACCTGGGACAGTGAAGCTCCAACTTCTCGGGGTAGATATCCACTTCGATATTATAATTACCACATTGACAATATAAATTCCCGGAGCTTGCGATCTTATGAAGGAGCTTCAAAGTCTCAAGCATGACCTCAGGGGTCTTGAAGTAGCCCTCGAAACCGAGATCGCTTATGAGGGCCTCCACATCATATTGATAACTTCTTATTGCGCTCTTGATCTTCTTGGTACGGCCAAGATATCCGAGCTCCAGGGCTGTTTCGGGGCACACCAGGGTAGTCAAGTCATCCTGGCAGAACCTGGCTCCATCAAGCGGGATTACATGAGAGGTCTCGCACACCAGGCAGGGGATATTAAAGAAGTACCTCCTGTAATCTTTGGTTGATATGACGGCCTTAGTCTCGCCGCAAGGGCAGGTGACCTTAAGAACCCTGTTGTGGGTGAAGTAGAAAAGCGAGAATACATGATAATCGAGCCTTCCACACGAAGGGCACCTCAACGCCAAAGTCCTCGTCGTCTTGATCAACATCTTGCTACCCCCAAGCCCCGCCCGACTTCACTATCACGACTTATTCGCCGCCCGCATAGAAATTCCTCTTTCCCATGCAGGAGGATAACACAAGTATTACCCTGCACTAAAAATCTATTCCTGGGAACATCCTTGTGTGCCTCTGCATTCTCTACATTCCAGGGCAGCTCCAATAAAGCTCTTGAAGAGAGGGTGCGGCCTGTTGGGTCTCGACTTGAATTCCGGGTGGAACTGGGTACCGACAAACCAAGGGTGCCCGGGCAGCTCAATTATCTCAACGAGCCGTTTATCCGGGGAGATGCCGGCTATCCTCATGCCAGCATCCACCAATTTAGCCCTGTATTCATTATTGAATTCATACCGGTGACGGTGCCTCTCATATATCACCTCACGTTCGTATGAGCGCGCCGAGATGGAATCATTGGTCAGGCGACACGGGTAAGTCCCAAGCCGCATGGTGCCCCCGAGATCCTCAACGTCCTTCTGCTCCGGCAGGAGGTCGATGACAGGGTGCGGCGTATCGGGGTCGAACTCAGAGCTGTTGGCCTCCTCGAGGCCACATACATCCCGCGCGAATTCTATGACCGCACACTGCATGCCGAGGCATAAACCAAAATACGGCACCTTTCGCTCCCGGGCGAAACGGGCAGCCTGGATCTTCCCCTCGATGCCGCGGTTGCCGAAGCCTCCCGGCACCACCATCCCATCAACCCCGCTTAACTCAACCTCAGGGTCCCTCTCCTCGAGCAACTCAGAGTTTACCCAGCGCACCTTGACTTCGGCCTCGTAGGCTATCCCAGCATGACGCAGGGCCTCTGTCACGCTGAGGTAAGCGTCGGGCAGGGCGACATACTTCCCCACGATGGCTATCTCGACCTGGCGCTTCGGGTTCTTGATCTTTGAGACAATCTCCCTCCACTCGTTCAGGTCTCTATTGCCGCAAGGGAAGCCCAGCCTCTTCGCTACGATATCGTCAAGACGCTCTTCCTCAAAGATCAACGGGACCTCATAGATGGTCTGGGCATCTATATTGGGGATTACGGCCTCCTCATCGATATCGCAAAACAAGGCTATCTTGCTCTTGACCTCCTTGGACAACGGCCGGTCGGACCTGCACACAATGACATCGGGCTGGATTCCTATGCTCCTGAGCTCCTTGACGCTGTGCTGAGTCGGCTTTGTCTTGAGCTCCCCGGCTGCAACGATATACGGCACAAGCGTTACATGAATGTACATGACCTCTTCCCTGCCGAGATCGGTCCTCAGCTGGCGTATGGCCTCCAGAAACGGCAGGCTCTCGATGTCGCCGACCGTCCCGCCGACCTCGACGATCGCCACATCCGCGTTGGACTCCTTGCCAACCCTCAGGATGCGCGTCTTTATCTCATTGGTTATATGAGGAATGACCTGAACTGTGCCGCCGAGGAAATCACCCCGCCTCTCCTTGGAGATGACCGACCAGTAGATCATGCCCGTCGTTACGTTGTTGGCCTTGCTCAGGTTCACATCCATGAAGCGCTCATAGTGTCCCAGGTCCAGGTCTGTCTCGGCGCCATCGTCGGTGACGAAAACCTCACCATGCTGGTAGGGGCTCATGGTGCCCGGGTCGACATTTATATATGGGTCGAGCTTCAGGGCTGTGACCTGCAATCCTCTGCTCTTTAATAACCTCCCGAGGGACGCCGCCGTTACGCCCTTTCCAAGGGCGGAAACAACCCCGCCCGTAACGAAGATATATTTTGCCATAGCCTGCGGTGCTATCGCCTACCCCCTTGCATCCTGAATCCAGCTCTAAAATTCAGCTCCAGAATCCACCCCTGAATATCTCACGCACCGGGGATAACCGTGGATCACTCGTAGGAGAACACATAAATCGTCCTCTCCCCCGGGATATCCTGGGCTGAAAGCTCGAGTGATACAGAATTCGTCCGCACTATATTATCCTTATCTATGAGGAACTTGTCAACAGGATCTATGGGAAAAGCCAGGGCAGGGGTCTTATAGTGCATCGGGACTATCACGGCTGGCTTCAGCGCGTCAATAACCCTCGTGGCGCCCGCGGCATCGATGGTGAAGTTGCCTCCGACCGGGACCAGCAATATGTCGACATGTCCTATCTCATCCACCTTGGCAGGGTCGAGCATGTGACCGAGATCACCTAGGTGGCATATCTTCAGACCATCCACGCCAATAACAAACACGATATTGGGCCCCCGCTTCCTGCCCCCCTGGTTATCGTGGAAGGTGGAGACCCCATGGACGGGCACGCCCTTTGCCTCGTGCCTGCCGGGCGTCTTCACGACAACAGGGTCGCCCTCGACGCACCCGACATTGTTGTGGTCGAAATGGTCATGGCTCACCGTGACTATATCGGCCCTGACGGATGGCACGGGATAGCCTACCGTTTCATCAAAGGGGTCGGTGAGGATCCTGACCTCCGGGGAAGAGCTCGTGATCATGAAACACGCGTGACCAAACCACCTAAGCCTCATCATCTACACTCCCTTCTCCTCTTCATTGAAACTCCTTTCTCCAGTGGATGATTCCTCCGGGATGCCTGGGATTTCCGGGGTATCCAGGATATCCGGAGTATAGGGTTCCTCCTCCGGGACCGTATGGATATTATATTTCTTGAGCACCTCCACGGCGCCATTACCCTGGAGGAAGCTCAGTATCCCCATAAAAAGCAGCGCAAAAGCGGGAGCGATGACGATGCATACGACTGCCACCAAGAGGTTGAAAAAAGACATGAGGATCGAGAAAAAGGGGTTATCCAGGATGAGTAGGGCCGACCGCTTTAACGCCTTCCCGGTGCCGGTATCCTGCTGGACAACCAGGGGGATCAGGTAGTTCATCATCATCAAGACGAAAAGAAGGGCATATATCCATATGCCGCCCACGGCCTTGATAACAGGGTTCTTATTTGTGAAACAGAATACGATGTCAGCGAGGAGAACCGCTATCAGGAGAAGCTCCGCAGCCATGAGGCCCAGCGCCCGGACGCCAAATCGCCTGAAGCCCACGATGAAATCCCTGATCCCGATATCCTCCCTCTTCAGGACCAGAAACACGACATATGAAGCGGCGGCGGTGGCTGGCGCAGTCCCCACCAGCGCGAGCCCCGCCACCACCCATGGCGACCTTGTGAAGAGTGAGGCTCCCATGACCACAATGACGGCCCAGGCAAACCACATAATGCTATTCATGAGCACGGTGCCGAGGTAACCATAGGAATCCTTTATTGATTTGACAAAAACGGATCCAGCCTTCCTCAATTCCTGGCCGGCTCTCCCCATCCCCTTGCCCCCTCCCGCCTTCTGAGTTATTGCACGCCTAGTGATATGCTATTGCACGCCTGGTGATGCGCCTGACGATACGCATGGCGATACACATGGTGATTGCATGCCCCTTACAGGTGGATCACATGCGCTCCGGAGCCGAAACCCCCAGGATCCCCAGCAGGTTGCGTAGGACAATCCGGGTTGCATTCGCCAGCACCAGCCTGGCGGCGGTCAGCTCCCGATCATCGCTTATCACCCTGTAGCTGTTATAAAAGGAATGGAACATGCCCGACAGGTCCAGCGCATACTTGGCCATGCGATTCGGCGCCCTGTCCCGGGCCGCCGCGATGATCTCATCCGGGAACGCCGCGAGCTTCTTTATGAGCTCCACCTCGGCATCCTCGACCAGGAGCCCGAGGTCGGCCTCTCGCGCAGGGACGCACTTCACCCCAAGCTCAGCGGCCTGTCTCATGATGCTCGAGAGCCTGGCGTGGGCATACTGGATATAGTACACCGGGTTCTCCTGCGACTGCTCCTTGGCGAGCTCCATATCGAAGTCGAGATGGCTGTCGATGTTCCTCATCACAAAGAAGTAACGCGCGGCATCCCTCCCGACTTCCTGGATCAGATCGTCCATTGTGATGAACTCGCCGGCCCGCTTCGACATCCTGACCTGCTCACCGTGGGAGTAAAGGGTCACAAGCTGGAGGAGCAGGACCTCCAGGGCGTCCGCAGGGTAGCCAAGGGCCTGCACGCCCGCTTTCGTCCGTGCGACGTAGCCGTGGTGGTCGGGGCCCCATATATCTATGACCCTGTCAAACCCCCGGTCGAGTTTGTTCTTGTGGTATGCGAGGTCGCGCAGGAGGTAGGTGTATTTCCCGTCGCTCTTGACGACAACCCTATCCTTATCATCCCCGAAGGCCGTCGACTTGAACCAGACAGCCCCGTCCGCCTCGTAGAGCAGGCCCTTCGAGCCCAGGATCTCCATGACCTGCTTGTCCGCGCCAGAATCCTCCAGGGTCTTTTCCGAAAACCATACATCGAACTCCACGCCAAAGGCGCGGAGCGATTCCCGCTGCATGCGCAGTATCTCTGATACCGCGTAGCCCTTGAAGAAGCCCCGCCGTTCCTCGCCGGACATGCCAGCGATATCCTGGCCCTTCTCCTCAAGGGCCCGGCGCGCAAGGTCGGTGATATATTCCCCCTGGTAGCACTCGGGGGAGAGCTCCACGGGCTCCCCCAGCAGCTGCCTGTATCTCAGCTCGACGGACTTGCCGAGCACGTCCACCTGGTTCCCAGCATCATTAATGTAGTATTCGCGCGACACCTGATAGCCTGCGGCCGCGAGGATGTTGGCCAGGGTATCGCCGACGGCCCCCGCCCGGGCGTTCACCACATTCATCGGCCCGGTCGGGTTTGCGCTCACGAATTCGATCTGGATCTTCGCGCCCCCGCCAAAATCGCTGGTCCCGTAGGCCTCGCCGGCCTCCTCAATCATAGCCAGCGTTTCCTCGAGCCACGCCCGCCTCAAAAAGAAGTTTATGAAACCGGGGCCGGCGACCTCAACCCTCTCCACGTAGCCGCGAGGGGCGCCGCTAACGCTGATGCGCCTGGCCAGAATCGCGGCGATGTCGCGCGGGGACCTGCGCGCGCTCCTGGCCAGCATAAGCGCGACGGTGGTTGCAAAATCACCGTGCGACCTGTCCCGGGAGGTCTCTATTGGAATGGCCGGTATATCAAATGGCGGAAGCTCGCCTTCCGCCTGCGCCTCGCGAATCGAGTTCCTTATCATCTCCTCGAGCTCAATCCGGATTTTCTCTGAGATGTTATACGACACTGTTTCCCCTCCAATTTCCCACCAGACACTCTTTCCCAATTCCCCCTCCGGCGATTTCCCCACCGGATATCCTCGGATATCAAATATCTCTAAACCTAAATACCAGTTATCCAAATACCAATATACCAATGCGGGACCGCTACTGCACCATCGTCGCCGCCTCCATGTCCTTCTCATCCTTAAAGGGTCCGACGGCCGCCATCCTCAAATCATCAGGGCGAAGGATGTCGGCAGCGACGCGCTTGATATCTTCTAAAGTTACAGCCTCGATCTTGGCCAGGACTTCATCCACCGGGATCACGCGGCCGATAAGAAGCTGCGAATCGCCCATGCGCAGCGATAGATTCAGCGTATCCTCGAGCCTCAGGGCGAGGCTTCCCTTGAAGAAGTTCTTCGCGAACCGGAGCTCCTCCTCGGAGAGGCCGTGGTCCCGGATCTTCCAAAGCTCATCAAGGACAACCCTGGTCGCCTCGGGCCCCTTGGCTGGGTCCACGCCTGCGTAGACTTTAAAGAGACCCGTGTCAACGTAGGTCTCGAAGTCCGACCCGACGGCGTAGGCAAGGCCCCGCCTGACGCGAACCTCCTGGAACAACCGGGAGCTCATCCCCCACCCGAGAGCCGCGTTGAGAACCTCCAGGACGTACCGGTCAGGGTGGGTCCGCCCGTAGGCTCGAAGCCCAACTGCGAAATTGGCCTGCTTGATATCGCGCTTTTCGACCAGGATTTTCGAGCCGCCCGGGGTGTTCGAGCCGTTCTCCCCCTGCCCGGGCTCCGTCCGCTTGCGGCCGGGCTCGCCCTTCCCTCCCGACCCTTCCGAGAAGTAGTTGGATACCGCATTGATCACATCTTCAGTCTTGAAATTCCCCGCGATGCTCACGACGATGTTTTTAGGGACGTAAAGGCCGTGGACATACTCCAGGATATCCTCCCGGGAGAGGGACCGGATCACGTCCTCGGTCCCGGCGATGCTCCGGCCGAGGGGATCCCCCGGCCACATAAGCTCATCCAGCAGGATGTGGACCCAGGCGTCGGCCTTGTCATGGACCATTCTAATCTCCTCAATTACGACGGTCCTCTCCTTCTCTATCGCCTCGGGCAGGAAAAGGGAATTGAGAACAATGTCGCACAGAACATCGAGCCCAACCCCGAAATGCTCGCTAGGGACCTTCACAAGGTAGCATGTGGCCTCTTTATTAGTGAAGCCGTTAATGGTGCCCCCCACACCCTCTATCGCAACGGACAGCTTCTGGTTATCCTCCCGCTTCCGGGTGCCCTTGAACAACATGTGCTCTACGAAATGGGATACCCCGTTGATGCTCTTATCCTCGTATCTCGAACCCGCTCCGATCCAAATGCTGATGGATACCGATTTCATGTGAGGCATCTCCTCGGTGACGACGGCGAGGCCGTTGCCGAGGACCTCAGCGTGAGCCATGCATATCACCCCTGAGTATCTTTTCCCGAGCCTGAGAATATCTATACCCGGGCCAATAACCCGGGCTGATACCCGGACTGGCAACCGGCCTACGCCCGGGCTACACCCGGACCGACCCCCTGCCGAGGCTCTCGAGCACGCGGCGTATCTCCGGCAGGCTCGCCCTCGCAGCATCCCTGCCGCGCTCTATACATTCGGGGATTCGGTCGAAATCCAGGAGCCCCACATCGTAGATTTTCGGTTTTATTATCACGTCAGCCGAGCCCGCAAGCTTGACATCTGTGAGCTCACGCCCCATTATGTCACTGGCCTGCATCACTATCTCGAGCACGTTGTCCACGGGCTCCCGCCTCTTGCCCGCATATCCCAGGTCCACGGCTATGACGGCATCCGCGCCCATGCTCTTCAGGATGCCGGCCGGGACGTAGTCCTTGACCCCCCCATCTACAAGGGAGCGCCCCTTCACCTCAAAAGGGGTGAAGATGCCTGGAATGCCGCTGCTGGCGCGCGCTGCAACCGAAACTGGCTGGTCAGTGATGAATACCGTATCGCTAAATGCTGTGTCGCTCTGCACGCCCCGGTGGGGGATCCAATGCGGCGCTGTAAAGATTATAGTCTCGCCGGAGTTGATGTCCGTCGCGATTATAGCGCAGGGTATGTAGAGGTCCTCGAAGCCCTTGCCGCCCGAGGCCTTTCCTATCAGCGCCTCGAGCTCCTTCCCGTCTATGATGCCGGCTGGCACGCCCTTCAGCTTTGGGCACTCCAGGTGCAGCCAGTCGCAGACGATCTTGAGGAGCATCTTCCCTAAAACCTTCAGGCTTATCTTTATCGTGAAAAGCTCCTCCGGGTGGATACCCCGCACCAGCCTCTCGAGCTCGCCAGGGTCGAGCCCCGAGGCGTAGAGGCCGGCCACTATGCTCCCCGCGCTCGTGCCGGAGATCATGTCGGGATGAATACCCTCTTCTATGAGGACCTGGAGCACGCCGATATGAGCGGCCCCCCTCAGGCCGCCTGCACCAAGCGCCAGGCCGATAGTAGGCTTCCTCCGTATAAAGGCCAGCTTCCCGCTCATCCCTGCCCACCTCCGATTTCCATGCCCTCGCTATGCATATATTACCATAAAATCATCCCTGCTACATCCCCGCTCCCCGCTACATCCCCGCTACATCGTGCCAGGCCACTCATGGTGTTCCATCTTTACATTAATATACTATACCGTATTTAAAAAAAATGATAGTTCCCGCTTGCGCTCTGAGATTCCTCCCAATCCAACAGGGGGAACTAGAAGCTACATCCATACCGGTCAGGCCCCGCGTTCCCTGACTATCTCCTTGACCTTCATGAGCCTGGTGAGATTCCCGCGCTCCATCTCGTCGAGCTTCATGGTGATATAGCGGGCCGTCTCCTCAAGCTGTGGGATCAGGACGTATTCCAGGGCGTTGACGCGCCTCCGCGTCTTCTCGATCTCGGCCGAGAGCAGCTCCACGGACTTCTCCACCTCGGCGAGCTCGACCATCCTGGGCAGGACCCCGGCCAGCGAGCCTATGGCGAAATCAAGCTCACTTGCGGTAGCCGCCAGGCCGTACGGATATATCTCGCTCTCCTGCGCCTCGCCCCTTTCCGCCCATGAGAACTTCGGAACCTTCACGCTCAGGACGTTTACGCTGGTGGCATCAAACTCCAGCGTCCGCTTGGGATACATGATGGCCTCCTCGATAACCTCGGGGGGCATCACGGCGCGGGCCATGAGAAAACTCTTGAAGGCCTTCCCGAGCTTACCCTCTACCTCCTCCCGTAGCTCCTTGTTGCGTCTGACGAGGGCGAGGAACTTCTTCATAAGCTCATCGCGCTTATCCTTGAGAAGCTTATGGCCCCGCACCGCCATCGCAAGACGCCTGCGCGTGCGCAGGAGATGCATCCGGGTTGGGCTTACCCTTACCTCCATCTACCTCACCCCTCCCCACAGCCAAGACCTAGGACGCCGCGGCAGCCCCAGGCAGGTACTTCTCGAGGTACTCATCGCGCACGCGCTTGAGCTCCCTCCTGGGCAACATGGCGAGGAGTCCCCACCCGATATTCAACGTCTCCTCGATGGTGCGGTTCTCATCCCTGCCCTGGGTGACATAACGCGCCTCAAATGCATCGGCAAACTTCGCAAACTGCCTGTCGATGCCGGACAACGCCGCCTCGCCGAGGATCACAGCCAATTCCTTTGCCTCCTTGCCCCGGGCGTACGCGGCGTAAAGCTGGTTCATGGTATCCGAATGATCCTCGCGCGTCTTGCCCTTGCCGATGCCCTTATCCTTCAGCCGCGAGAGCGAGGGCAGCACGTCGATGGGCGGGTAGATGCCCTTGCGGTGCAGGTCACGCGACAGAAATATCTGGCCCTCCGTTATATACCCCGTCAGGTCGACTATGGGGTGTGTCTTATCATCCTCGGGCATTGTCAGGATCGGTATCTGGGTTATCGAGCCCTTCCTGCCCTTTATGCGGCCAGCCCGCTCGTAGATAGTCGCCAGGTCCGTATAGAGATAGCCAGGATAGCCCCGCCGGCCCGGCACCTCCTTGCGCGCAGCGGAGACCTCGCGCAAGGCCTCGCAGTAGTTCGTCATGTCGGTGAGGATGACCAGCACGTGCATATCCTGTTCATACGCCAGGTACTCGGCGGCCGTCAGGGCCATCCTGGGCGTCGCGATCCGCTCGATGGCAGGGTCGTTAGCGAGGTTTACGAAGAGCACCGCGCGCTCTATGGCACCGGTCCTGCGGAAGTCCGAGATGAAGTAGTCGGCCTCTTCGAAGGTAATCCCCATGGCGCCAAAGACCACTGCAAACTTCTCCTCCGTGGCCAGGACCCTGGCCTGCCTCGCGATCTGGGCGGCGAGCTCGGCATGGGGCAGGCCCGACGCTGAGAATATGGGAAGCTTCTGGCCCCTCACGAGGGTATTCAGGCCATCTATGGCGGATATCCCCGTCTGGATAAACTCCGACGGGTAGTCCCTGGCATAGGGGTTTATCGGGTTCCCGTTGATATCCAGCTTCTTCTCTGGTATGATCCGCGGCCCCTTATCCCGGGGACGGCCGAGGCCGTCGAAGACGCGGCCGAGGATATCCATGGATACGGCAAGCTCGATGCCATGGCCGAGAAATCTCACCCTCGCTGATGAGATGTTGAGGCCCGTCGAGCCCTCAAACAACTGGATAAGGGCATTTGTCCCCGATGCCTCGAGCACACGCCCCCGGCGGACCTCCCCGCCCGGGAGCTCGATCTCCACAAGCTCGCCGTATTTCACGTCCTCCACCTGCTCGACGAGCATCAGGGGGCCGGCAACCTCGCGAATCGTCAAATATTCCTTAAGCAACCTCCTCGCCTCCCGTCTCCGTCGCACCAAGCGCACTGACCTGCTCCTTTATATCCCTCTCGATATTATCAAACCTCTGCATCTCCGTCTCGGGGATATACTTCATCCTTGCGATGGACTCCCTCACGGGCAGCTCGAGGATGGCGTCCAGTGCCGCGCCACCCTCCAGGACGGCCCGGGCTGCATGGTGAAAATGAAGAATCGCCTTGAGCATCCTGTACTGCTTCGCAAGGGATGTATACGTATCAACCTCGTGATAGGCGTTCTGGTGGAGGAAATCCTCTCGCAGGGACTTCGCCGTCTCCAGCGTCAGGCGGTCCTGCGTCGAGAGGGCGTCCACGCCAACCAGCCTCACGATCTCCTCCAGCTCGGACTCCTCCTGCAGGATCTTCATGGCCTCCCCCCGCAGCTCCCCCCAGTCGCCCGCTATGTCGCGCTTTATATACTCCTCGAGCCTATCGAGGTAGAGGGAATAGCTCCTCAGCCAGTTGATGGCGGGGAAATGCCTCCTCGCCGCCAGCGCGTCATCGAGCCCCCAGAAGACCTTGACGATCCTCAACGTGGCCTGCGTCACGGGCTCCGAAAGGTCGCCGCCCGGCGGCGAAACCGCCCCTACAACTGTGAGCCTGCCCTCCCGGCCGTCCTTCCCCAGGCAGACCACGCGGCCAGCCCTCTCGT
Above is a genomic segment from Bacillota bacterium containing:
- a CDS encoding MBL fold metallo-hydrolase, whose translation is MRLRWFGHACFMITSSSPEVRILTDPFDETVGYPVPSVRADIVTVSHDHFDHNNVGCVEGDPVVVKTPGRHEAKGVPVHGVSTFHDNQGGRKRGPNIVFVIGVDGLKICHLGDLGHMLDPAKVDEIGHVDILLVPVGGNFTIDAAGATRVIDALKPAVIVPMHYKTPALAFPIDPVDKFLIDKDNIVRTNSVSLELSAQDIPGERTIYVFSYE
- a CDS encoding V-type ATP synthase subunit D produces the protein MEVRVSPTRMHLLRTRRRLAMAVRGHKLLKDKRDELMKKFLALVRRNKELREEVEGKLGKAFKSFLMARAVMPPEVIEEAIMYPKRTLEFDATSVNVLSVKVPKFSWAERGEAQESEIYPYGLAATASELDFAIGSLAGVLPRMVELAEVEKSVELLSAEIEKTRRRVNALEYVLIPQLEETARYITMKLDEMERGNLTRLMKVKEIVRERGA
- a CDS encoding DUF624 domain-containing protein, producing the protein MGRAGQELRKAGSVFVKSIKDSYGYLGTVLMNSIMWFAWAVIVVMGASLFTRSPWVVAGLALVGTAPATAAASYVVFLVLKREDIGIRDFIVGFRRFGVRALGLMAAELLLIAVLLADIVFCFTNKNPVIKAVGGIWIYALLFVLMMMNYLIPLVVQQDTGTGKALKRSALLILDNPFFSILMSFFNLLVAVVCIVIAPAFALLFMGILSFLQGNGAVEVLKKYNIHTVPEEEPYTPDILDTPEIPGIPEESSTGERSFNEEEKGV
- a CDS encoding arginine--tRNA ligase; translation: MIRNSIREAQAEGELPPFDIPAIPIETSRDRSHGDFATTVALMLARSARRSPRDIAAILARRISVSGAPRGYVERVEVAGPGFINFFLRRAWLEETLAMIEEAGEAYGTSDFGGGAKIQIEFVSANPTGPMNVVNARAGAVGDTLANILAAAGYQVSREYYINDAGNQVDVLGKSVELRYRQLLGEPVELSPECYQGEYITDLARRALEEKGQDIAGMSGEERRGFFKGYAVSEILRMQRESLRAFGVEFDVWFSEKTLEDSGADKQVMEILGSKGLLYEADGAVWFKSTAFGDDKDRVVVKSDGKYTYLLRDLAYHKNKLDRGFDRVIDIWGPDHHGYVARTKAGVQALGYPADALEVLLLQLVTLYSHGEQVRMSKRAGEFITMDDLIQEVGRDAARYFFVMRNIDSHLDFDMELAKEQSQENPVYYIQYAHARLSSIMRQAAELGVKCVPAREADLGLLVEDAEVELIKKLAAFPDEIIAAARDRAPNRMAKYALDLSGMFHSFYNSYRVISDDRELTAARLVLANATRIVLRNLLGILGVSAPERM
- a CDS encoding insulinase family protein, with the translated sequence MAHAEVLGNGLAVVTEEMPHMKSVSISIWIGAGSRYEDKSINGVSHFVEHMLFKGTRKREDNQKLSVAIEGVGGTINGFTNKEATCYLVKVPSEHFGVGLDVLCDIVLNSLFLPEAIEKERTVVIEEIRMVHDKADAWVHILLDELMWPGDPLGRSIAGTEDVIRSLSREDILEYVHGLYVPKNIVVSIAGNFKTEDVINAVSNYFSEGSGGKGEPGRKRTEPGQGENGSNTPGGSKILVEKRDIKQANFAVGLRAYGRTHPDRYVLEVLNAALGWGMSSRLFQEVRVRRGLAYAVGSDFETYVDTGLFKVYAGVDPAKGPEATRVVLDELWKIRDHGLSEEELRFAKNFFKGSLALRLEDTLNLSLRMGDSQLLIGRVIPVDEVLAKIEAVTLEDIKRVAADILRPDDLRMAAVGPFKDEKDMEAATMVQ
- a CDS encoding V-type ATP synthase subunit B codes for the protein MLKEYLTIREVAGPLMLVEQVEDVKYGELVEIELPGGEVRRGRVLEASGTNALIQLFEGSTGLNISSARVRFLGHGIELAVSMDILGRVFDGLGRPRDKGPRIIPEKKLDINGNPINPYARDYPSEFIQTGISAIDGLNTLVRGQKLPIFSASGLPHAELAAQIARQARVLATEEKFAVVFGAMGITFEEADYFISDFRRTGAIERAVLFVNLANDPAIERIATPRMALTAAEYLAYEQDMHVLVILTDMTNYCEALREVSAARKEVPGRRGYPGYLYTDLATIYERAGRIKGRKGSITQIPILTMPEDDKTHPIVDLTGYITEGQIFLSRDLHRKGIYPPIDVLPSLSRLKDKGIGKGKTREDHSDTMNQLYAAYARGKEAKELAVILGEAALSGIDRQFAKFADAFEARYVTQGRDENRTIEETLNIGWGLLAMLPRRELKRVRDEYLEKYLPGAAAAS
- a CDS encoding CTP synthase; this translates as MAKYIFVTGGVVSALGKGVTAASLGRLLKSRGLQVTALKLDPYINVDPGTMSPYQHGEVFVTDDGAETDLDLGHYERFMDVNLSKANNVTTGMIYWSVISKERRGDFLGGTVQVIPHITNEIKTRILRVGKESNADVAIVEVGGTVGDIESLPFLEAIRQLRTDLGREEVMYIHVTLVPYIVAAGELKTKPTQHSVKELRSIGIQPDVIVCRSDRPLSKEVKSKIALFCDIDEEAVIPNIDAQTIYEVPLIFEEERLDDIVAKRLGFPCGNRDLNEWREIVSKIKNPKRQVEIAIVGKYVALPDAYLSVTEALRHAGIAYEAEVKVRWVNSELLEERDPEVELSGVDGMVVPGGFGNRGIEGKIQAARFARERKVPYFGLCLGMQCAVIEFARDVCGLEEANSSEFDPDTPHPVIDLLPEQKDVEDLGGTMRLGTYPCRLTNDSISARSYEREVIYERHRHRYEFNNEYRAKLVDAGMRIAGISPDKRLVEIIELPGHPWFVGTQFHPEFKSRPNRPHPLFKSFIGAALECRECRGTQGCSQE
- a CDS encoding patatin-like phospholipase family protein, producing MSGKLAFIRRKPTIGLALGAGGLRGAAHIGVLQVLIEEGIHPDMISGTSAGSIVAGLYASGLDPGELERLVRGIHPEELFTIKISLKVLGKMLLKIVCDWLHLECPKLKGVPAGIIDGKELEALIGKASGGKGFEDLYIPCAIIATDINSGETIIFTAPHWIPHRGVQSDTAFSDTVFITDQPVSVAARASSGIPGIFTPFEVKGRSLVDGGVKDYVPAGILKSMGADAVIAVDLGYAGKRREPVDNVLEIVMQASDIMGRELTDVKLAGSADVIIKPKIYDVGLLDFDRIPECIERGRDAARASLPEIRRVLESLGRGSVRV